The DNA segment GAAACACGACTCGTACTCGTCGGGTAGCCGGGCTAGCTGGTCCGGCGACAGGTCGCTAAAGCCAACGAGTTCGAACTCGCCTCGAGCGGCGGCGTACTCGGCACACCAGGTACAAAAGCCACAGTCGTCGTCGAACACGAGCCGTGGCGGGAACGGGGAGTTCATACTGTATGGGTACGGACGCTGACGAAAAAAGCTCTCTGTCAGTCGCCCAGAACCGTTACTCGTCCTCGAGCAATCGATCGACCATCGCCTCGGGATCGAATCGCTCGAGGTCGTCGTAGCCCTGGCCGACGCCGAGGAACAGGATCGGTTTGCCGGTGACGTGGGCGACCGAGATGGCCGCACCGCCGTTCGAATCCGCATCGGCTTTCGTCAGGATTGCGCCGTCGATTTCGGCGGCCTCGTTGAACTCGCGGGCGCGGTTGACGGCGTCCTGGCCGGCGACGGCTTCGTCGACGAACAGGGTCATGTCGGGGTCGACCACGCGACCGATCTTCTCGAGTTGGTCCATCAACCCCTCGTTCGTGTGGAGTCGCCCTGCGGTATCGCCCAGCACGACGTCGATGTCGTTGGCCTCGGCGTACTCGACGGCGTCGTAGAGGACGGCGGCGGGATCGCCACCCTGTTCGTGTGCGATGAGTTTCGTGTCCCGCGAACGGGCGTGCTCGGCGATCTGCTCGTTCGCCCCCGCGCGGTAGGTGTCGCCGTTGGCCATCACGGTCGAGTAGCCACGGTCCTCGAAGTACTTGTCCAGTTTGGCGATAGAAGTCGTTTTGCCGACGCCGTTGACGCCGGTAAAGACGATGACGAGCGGCTTGTCCTCGATCGCGACGCGCTCGTCGAAGTCGAACTGACCGACGCTGATGACGTCGTAGATCGCCTCTTTGAGCGCTTCTTCGACGACCGCACCCGTCGAGGTGGTGAACGTCCGCGTCTCTCCGATCAGTTCGTCGCGAATGTTATCGAGGATCGTCTCCGCGACCTCCATCTCGACGTCACTCGAGAGCAAGGCCAACTCGAGTTCGTGAAGCGGCCCCTCGAGGTCGTCTTCTTCGATGACGAACTTTCCGCGGACGAGTGATTTCGCCTTTCGACCGAATCCGACGCCGTTATCGTCACTTTCGGCGTCGTCGCTTCCCTCGCTTTTAGCTTCGTTCGTTGGCTCACTTTTGACGTCTTCGGCTTCGGACGCTCCAGCGTCAACTGCTTGATCTCCTTCGCGTCCGTCCGCGTCTGCACTGTCGCCCTCGCGGTCGGTTTCCGGGATCGACGCATCCTCGAGTGCGTCGCCAGTCGGCGCGGTGGCTTCGGCGTCGCTCGGTTCACCCGCAGCGGGTGCTGTGTCGGCTTCCGCAACGTCGGCTTCGTCGGCGTCGACCGGCGCTT comes from the Natronosalvus amylolyticus genome and includes:
- the ftsY gene encoding signal recognition particle-docking protein FtsY, whose translation is MFDNLKKKLGSFRSDAEAAAEANVEDVEEDELEAPVDADEADVAEADTAPAAGEPSDAEATAPTGDALEDASIPETDREGDSADADGREGDQAVDAGASEAEDVKSEPTNEAKSEGSDDAESDDNGVGFGRKAKSLVRGKFVIEEDDLEGPLHELELALLSSDVEMEVAETILDNIRDELIGETRTFTTSTGAVVEEALKEAIYDVISVGQFDFDERVAIEDKPLVIVFTGVNGVGKTTSIAKLDKYFEDRGYSTVMANGDTYRAGANEQIAEHARSRDTKLIAHEQGGDPAAVLYDAVEYAEANDIDVVLGDTAGRLHTNEGLMDQLEKIGRVVDPDMTLFVDEAVAGQDAVNRAREFNEAAEIDGAILTKADADSNGGAAISVAHVTGKPILFLGVGQGYDDLERFDPEAMVDRLLEDE